The following proteins come from a genomic window of Mariniflexile sp. TRM1-10:
- a CDS encoding threonine aldolase family protein, with protein MTIDLRSDTVTKPSKAMLDAMMQAKVGDDVFREDETVNQLETRVAKMFGKPSALFFPSGTMANQTAIKLHTSPGDQIICDKFAHIYNYESGGASFNSGVSCKLIEGHRGMFTAEQVIEAINPDAYYYSPTRLVEIENTANRGGGSCWDFNDILKIRKVCGDNSLGFHLDGARLWNALVVKNETPKQYGEVFDTISICLSKGLGCPVGSLLVGDEAIMKNAIRIRKVFGGNMRQAGFLAAAGLYALDNNIERLAEDHKKAKEIGEALAKLAIIKAVEPIETNIVIFELNNDVNEKAFIQKLKDKNIHIIGMGTNKLRIVTHLDYSDAMHEKFLGILKKSQFKSNGLKI; from the coding sequence ATGACCATAGACCTAAGAAGTGATACCGTTACAAAGCCATCAAAAGCCATGTTGGATGCCATGATGCAAGCGAAAGTGGGTGACGATGTTTTTAGAGAAGACGAAACCGTTAACCAATTAGAAACACGTGTGGCAAAGATGTTTGGCAAACCAAGTGCACTGTTTTTCCCGAGTGGTACGATGGCAAACCAAACAGCAATAAAATTGCATACAAGTCCGGGAGATCAAATTATATGTGACAAATTTGCTCATATATATAATTATGAGTCGGGCGGTGCCTCATTTAATAGTGGCGTGTCTTGTAAATTGATAGAGGGGCATAGAGGAATGTTTACAGCAGAACAAGTTATAGAAGCCATAAATCCCGATGCTTACTATTACAGTCCGACGCGATTGGTTGAAATAGAAAACACGGCCAACAGGGGCGGTGGTTCTTGTTGGGATTTTAATGATATTTTAAAAATTAGAAAGGTTTGCGGTGACAATAGTTTAGGATTTCATTTAGACGGTGCAAGATTATGGAATGCTTTAGTCGTTAAAAACGAAACGCCAAAACAATATGGAGAGGTATTTGATACCATTTCGATATGTTTAAGCAAGGGTTTAGGCTGCCCTGTGGGGTCGCTTTTGGTTGGTGATGAAGCTATTATGAAAAACGCCATTAGAATTCGTAAAGTTTTTGGAGGCAATATGCGGCAAGCGGGTTTTTTAGCAGCAGCAGGACTTTATGCTTTAGACAATAACATTGAAAGATTAGCTGAAGACCACAAAAAAGCCAAAGAAATAGGAGAGGCGTTGGCAAAATTAGCAATCATTAAAGCTGTGGAGCCTATTGAAACCAATATTGTTATTTTTGAACTAAATAACGATGTCAATGAAAAAGCGTTTATTCAAAAACTAAAGGATAAAAATATTCATATTATTGGTATGGGTACCAACAAGCTTCGGATAGTAACCCATTTAGATTACAGCGATGCTATGCATGAAAAATTCCTAGGAATTTTAAAAAAATCTCAATTTAAGTCTAATGGTCTAAAAATCTAA
- a CDS encoding YbaB/EbfC family nucleoid-associated protein, protein MFGDMMNMMGKLKETQRKVEETKKRLDTVLVDEKSSDNKLKVTLTANRTIKSIAIDESLLEDKEQLEDYLILTLNKAIEKATSVNEAELAAVAKEGMPNIPGMDLFK, encoded by the coding sequence ATGTTTGGAGATATGATGAATATGATGGGTAAACTTAAAGAAACCCAACGTAAAGTTGAAGAAACTAAAAAACGCCTGGATACTGTTTTAGTTGATGAAAAAAGCAGCGACAACAAACTTAAAGTTACTTTAACAGCAAATAGAACAATAAAATCTATTGCCATTGATGAAAGTTTACTTGAAGACAAGGAACAACTTGAAGATTATTTAATTCTTACATTAAATAAAGCTATTGAAAAAGCGACTAGCGTAAACGAAGCAGAACTTGCTGCTGTTGCTAAAGAAGGGATGCCAAATATTCCGGGGATGGATTTGTTTAAGTAG
- a CDS encoding S9 family peptidase, translating to MPLKTILQVPRATKKPKKIVKHNDIRIDNYYWLNDRENPEVIDYLNAENAYTKEVMQHTEAFQKDLFEEMKGRIKEDDTSVPYKFNGYWYITRYEKGQDYPVYLRKKESLEAPEEILFDCNEMAKGFAFFNLGSMSISPDNTLASFSTDTVGRRQYTIQIKNLVTGEIYSDKILNTTSSSIWANDNKTLFYCMKDEVTLRSHKVFKHKLHTDTKEDIEVFHEADETFNTFVYKSKSKKYIIIGSSSTVSSEYRFVNADTPDGEFKIFQKRKRDFEYSIAHYNDSFYIISNCDGATNFKLLKTSALKTEKRYWKDVIPHRKDVLLEDIEIFKDYLVVNERENGLNNLRIMSWDGKEDYYLPFESETYTAYISNNPDFDSDVLRYSYNSLTSPSSVIDYNFKTKRSEIKKEQEVLGGKFKKENYESKRIWAPARDGVKVPISLVYKKGTKLDGSSPLLQYAYGSYGSTIDPSFSTVRLSLLDRGFIYAIAHIRGGEYLGRDWYENGKLLHKLNTFYDFIDCSKYLIEQKYTSPKHLYAYGGSAGGMLMGAIINMNPELYNGILAAVPFVDVVTTMLDDTIPLTTGEYDEWGNPNKLEYYNYMKSYSPYDNVEAKQYPNILVTTGLHDSQVQYWEPAKWVAKLRELKTDTNKLLLHTDMDAGHGGASGRFESLKEVALEYAFLLDLEGIHG from the coding sequence ATGCCGTTGAAAACAATACTCCAAGTGCCTCGAGCCACTAAAAAACCAAAAAAAATAGTTAAACATAACGATATAAGAATTGATAATTACTATTGGCTAAACGATAGAGAAAACCCAGAAGTGATTGATTATTTGAATGCTGAAAACGCTTACACAAAAGAGGTCATGCAGCATACCGAAGCATTTCAAAAGGATTTGTTTGAAGAAATGAAAGGTAGAATTAAAGAAGATGACACTTCGGTTCCTTATAAATTTAACGGTTACTGGTATATAACACGTTATGAAAAAGGGCAAGATTACCCTGTTTATCTTCGTAAAAAGGAATCTTTAGAGGCGCCTGAAGAAATACTTTTTGATTGTAACGAAATGGCCAAAGGTTTTGCTTTTTTCAACTTAGGGAGTATGTCTATTAGTCCAGATAATACTTTAGCAAGTTTTTCAACCGATACCGTTGGAAGAAGGCAATATACCATTCAAATCAAAAACTTAGTAACAGGTGAAATTTATTCAGATAAAATTTTAAATACCACAAGTAGTTCTATCTGGGCGAATGATAATAAAACCTTGTTCTATTGCATGAAGGACGAAGTGACTTTGCGTTCACATAAAGTTTTCAAACATAAATTACATACAGACACAAAGGAGGATATCGAGGTTTTTCATGAAGCCGATGAAACGTTTAATACATTTGTGTATAAATCAAAATCAAAAAAATATATCATTATTGGGTCGTCAAGTACCGTATCGTCAGAATACCGCTTTGTAAATGCCGATACGCCCGATGGAGAATTTAAAATATTTCAAAAGCGTAAACGTGATTTTGAATACAGTATAGCACATTATAATGATAGTTTTTATATTATTTCAAATTGTGACGGCGCTACAAACTTCAAACTTTTAAAAACGAGTGCGCTTAAAACAGAAAAGCGTTATTGGAAAGACGTTATTCCGCATAGAAAAGATGTTTTATTAGAAGATATTGAGATTTTTAAAGACTATTTGGTCGTTAACGAACGAGAAAATGGCCTTAATAATCTAAGAATTATGAGTTGGGATGGGAAAGAAGATTATTATCTTCCTTTTGAAAGCGAAACCTATACAGCTTATATAAGCAATAATCCCGATTTTGATAGTGATGTGCTGCGTTATTCATATAATTCGCTAACGTCTCCAAGTTCGGTTATTGATTATAATTTCAAAACAAAACGAAGCGAGATTAAAAAAGAACAAGAGGTTTTGGGCGGTAAATTTAAGAAAGAAAATTATGAATCCAAACGAATTTGGGCACCTGCCCGTGATGGTGTAAAAGTACCTATATCGTTGGTTTATAAAAAAGGAACGAAGTTAGATGGTTCAAGTCCGTTATTGCAATATGCTTATGGTTCGTATGGCTCAACTATCGACCCTTCATTTTCAACGGTACGTCTGAGTTTGTTAGATCGCGGATTTATTTATGCCATAGCGCATATTCGTGGTGGAGAATATTTAGGTAGGGATTGGTACGAAAATGGCAAATTACTTCATAAATTAAACACCTTTTACGATTTTATTGATTGCTCAAAATATTTGATAGAGCAAAAATATACATCACCAAAGCATTTGTATGCATATGGTGGGTCTGCAGGAGGGATGCTAATGGGTGCTATTATAAATATGAACCCGGAATTATATAACGGTATTTTGGCAGCAGTACCTTTTGTTGATGTCGTTACAACCATGCTAGATGATACCATTCCTTTAACTACAGGTGAGTATGACGAATGGGGAAATCCTAATAAATTGGAGTATTATAATTATATGAAATCATATTCACCATACGACAACGTTGAAGCAAAACAATACCCTAATATACTGGTTACAACAGGGTTGCACGATTCGCAGGTACAATATTGGGAACCAGCCAAATGGGTGGCCAAACTAAGAGAGCTAAAAACCGATACTAATAAATTATTACTTCATACCGACATGGATGCTGGTCACGGCGGGGCTTCAGGACGATTTGAAAGCTTAAAAGAAGTGGCTTTAGAATATGCCTTTTTGTTAGATTTAGAAGGAATTCATGGTTAA
- a CDS encoding PLP-dependent cysteine synthase family protein, protein MKHRNQVFDNVLDLVGNTPLIKLNKVASKFKGNFYAKVESFNPGQSSKDRIATYIIEEAERKGILTPGSTIIETTSGNTGFSIAMVSIIKGYDCVLAVSSKSSADKIDMLKTMGAKVYVCPAHVSADDPRSYYEVAKRLHSEIKSSVYINQYFNQLNIDAHYASTGPEIWKQTEGKITHLIACSGTGGTISGTAKYLKEQNPNIKVIGVDAFGSVIKKYHETKEFDEKEIYPYRIEGLGKNLIPTATDFDIIDEFVKVTDEESAHTARELARTEGLFVGYTSGAATQALKQLGEQGLFKKDDYVVVIFPDHGSRYMSKVYSDKWMQEQGFFDSMNEATVQNIEYIK, encoded by the coding sequence ATGAAACACAGAAATCAAGTTTTTGATAATGTATTAGACTTAGTAGGCAATACACCGCTTATTAAACTTAATAAAGTAGCTTCAAAATTCAAAGGTAACTTTTACGCAAAAGTAGAATCTTTTAACCCAGGTCAATCTTCAAAAGATAGAATAGCAACATACATTATAGAAGAAGCAGAGCGAAAAGGAATTTTAACTCCAGGTTCAACTATAATAGAAACCACCTCTGGTAACACAGGGTTTAGTATTGCTATGGTAAGTATTATTAAAGGGTACGATTGCGTTTTAGCTGTAAGTTCAAAATCTTCTGCCGATAAAATCGATATGCTAAAAACGATGGGCGCTAAGGTGTATGTGTGTCCAGCTCATGTAAGTGCAGACGACCCTAGGTCTTATTATGAAGTAGCAAAAAGATTGCATAGTGAAATAAAGAGTTCAGTATATATCAATCAGTATTTCAACCAATTAAACATAGATGCACATTATGCTTCTACAGGACCAGAAATATGGAAACAAACCGAAGGTAAAATTACGCATCTTATAGCTTGTAGTGGTACAGGTGGTACTATTTCTGGAACAGCAAAATACCTAAAAGAACAAAACCCAAATATAAAAGTTATTGGTGTTGATGCTTTTGGTTCGGTAATTAAAAAATACCACGAAACTAAAGAATTCGACGAAAAAGAAATTTATCCCTATAGAATTGAAGGCTTAGGAAAAAATTTAATCCCTACTGCTACCGATTTTGATATTATTGATGAATTTGTAAAAGTAACCGATGAAGAAAGCGCCCACACAGCAAGAGAATTGGCAAGAACCGAAGGGCTTTTTGTAGGCTATACATCGGGTGCAGCAACCCAAGCACTTAAACAACTTGGTGAGCAAGGTTTATTTAAAAAAGATGATTATGTAGTGGTTATTTTTCCAGATCACGGTTCGCGTTACATGAGTAAGGTCTATAGTGATAAATGGATGCAAGAACAAGGCTTTTTTGATAGTATGAATGAAGCCACGGTACAAAATATAGAATATATAAAATAA